GGCACTATCAGCGCGGCGAGATGCTTGCGGCGGTCGCCGAACACGCAGGCTTGCGAGATGAATTTGTCGCCGACGAGCTTGCTCTCGACGTAAGCGGGCGACACGTTCTTGCCGCCCGACAGCACGATGATTTCCTTTTTGCGGTCGGTGATCGAGATGTAACCCTCGACGTCGATCTTCGCGATGTCGCCGGTATGCAGCCATCCATTTTCGTCGATCGCTTCCTTGGTGTCGGCCTCGAGCTTGTAGTAACCCTTCATGATGTTCGGCCCGCGCAGCAGCAACTCACCGTCGGCTGCCGTTTCGACCTGAATGTGCGCCAGCGGCCGGCCCACCGTGCCGATTCGGGTCCTGCCGTTGTGCAGATTGCACGCGACCACGGGCGCCGCCTCGGTCAGCCCATATCCTTCGACGATTGGAACTTCGGCGGCGGACAGGAAGCGGTTGATCTCGGTCGGCAGCGGCGCGCCGCCGGAAATGAGGTAGCGCATTCGATTTCCGAAGATCGCGCGCACTCGCGCGAAGACCAGCCGCCTGAACAGCGCCATCGACAGTGCCAGCATGGGCGGAACCGGTTTGCCGCGATGCCGATACTCAGCCGCTTGCTCGCCCGCCGCCAGCGCCATTTTGAACAGTCGTTGGCGGATCGGAGGCGAGGCCTCCACCGTGCGCATCACGCGGCTATGTATCACTTCGAGCAGGCGCGGCACCGTGAGCACCACGGTCGGCTGGACCTCGGTCAGGTTCGCCGCGATCTGCCCGAGGCTCTCGGCAAACGCGATCGTCCCTCCCGCGATCGCCACGGTGTAGTAACCCGCGGTCCGTTCGAACGAGTGCGCGATCGGCAGATGCGACAGCGTCATGTCGGTGTTGTTGAGCGCAAGTGCGGCAAGCGAGTCGGCGCAGTTGGCAAGGAGGTTGCCGTGCGAGAGCATCACGCCTTTCGGCGTTCCGGTCGTGCCCGAGGTATAGATGATCGTCGCGAGGTCGTCGCGGCTGCCCTCGACGATCGCCGCCGGCGCATCGCCGCTCACCGATTTGAGCGTCATGATGGCGGGCGCTGCGTCCGCGGCGGGTGCGGATTCGGCGCCGCGATGCATGGCGACAATTGTCGCGACGGCGGGAATCGAACTGCCGAGACCGAGAATTTTCTTGATCATCTCGGGCCCGTTGGCCGCGACGATTTTCGCTCCCGAGTCGTTGATGACGTGTGCGGTTTCCTCGAGTCCGCTGGTGGTGTAAAGCGGCACGACGATCGCGCCGAGCCCCATCACGGCCTGATCGACGACGATCCATTCGGGGCAATTGTCGGAGAGGATCGCGACGCGATCGCCGGCGCGCACGCCCAAGCCGAGCAGGCCGGCGCGAAGCTTTCCGGCGGCGTCGGAGATTTCGGTCCACGAGTGGTCGGTCCAGACTTTGCCGGGCTTGTCCTTTAAGAATACGCGCGCACCGTACTTCTGCGCCCGCGCCTCGAAGGCTTGGGAAATGGTCGCCGCACGATCGGGCATAAGATATAGAAACCTCCTCTTCCTCGACTAGCCGTTGTAGCCCAAACATTTGCCGCCGCCAATCTCGCCCCAATCCCTGATTGCCGGACCCGCAGCCGATGCGATCATGGGACCACGAAGCACTTGAATTAACTACCGAAATGCAAATATCATGAACAGCCTTAAGCGGACGTTTTGGTGGGTCAACAAAGTTTTTTCATTCCCCTGATCGTTGCGCTGGCGGGCATAATCACACTCAGTTCATGAATCGCAAGGCGTTGGAACGTTGCATCGGCCGCCTTGATCGGCGCGGCGAGTGCTCGTCCGGAATTTGCACATTGGCAGCGAAGAGGTGACGCTTCGATGCTCGAGTATCTGTATTTTCCGCACGACATCTCGACCTTCGGACCGCAAATCGATTGGCTCTTTGAGCTGATCTTCTGGATCGTGCTGGTGGTTTGGACCGCGGTGATGATCACGATGGTGGTCTTCATGATTCGCTATCGCGCCCGGCCTGGCCGCAAGGCGGAATATATTGAAGGCAATTCGCGGCTCGAGATCATCTGGACCACAGCGACCGCTGCGATCCTGATCGTGCTGGCGTTCATGAGCCGCTCGACGTGGGCTGATATCAAGGAGCATGGCCCTCCGGGGCAGGTGTTCTACGCGGTGACCGGCAAGCAGTTCAACTGGGAATTCACTTATCCGGGGCCCGACGGCAAACTCGGCACCAAGGACGACATCATCGTCGAGAACGAGCTGCACGTGCCGGTCAACAAAGTGGTGCGGGTCGATCTGACCTCGAAAGACGTCATCCACAGTTTTTACATCCCGAACATGCGTCTGAGGCAGGACGCGGTGCCTGGCCGCATCATCCACGTCTGGTTCGAAGCGACCGAAACCGGGCAATACGAAATACCGTGCTCGCAGCTGTGCGGCTTCGGGCATTCGGGGATGAAGGGCAATCTGACGGTCGAGTCGCAAGAGGATTTCGACAAGTGGCTCAAGGACCTGTATGCAAACCCGCCCGCGCCGCCCTCGGCGACCGAAGGAGCTAGCCCAAAATGAGCAGTACGGCAGCGGTTGCGGTACACGGCGCGCACGCGGAGCCTCATGCGCCCGGCTTTTGGCGCACCTATATCTTCTCCGAAGATCACAAGATGATCGGGAAGCAGTTCCTGTTCATGGCCCTGTTCATGATGGCGATCGGCGGCCTGATGGCGATGCTGATGCGCTGGGAGCTGGCGTGGCCGGAGACCCAGGTCCCGGGATTTCACTGGGTGCCCGAACCGTTCATGTACGAGGGCGCGATTCCGCCCAATACCTACAACGCGATGTTCACGATGCACGCCACGATCATGATCTTCTTCGTGGTGATGCCGATCCTGGTCGGATGTTTCGGCAACTTCCTCATCCCGCTGATGATCGGCGCGCGCGACATGGCGTTCCCCAAGCTGAACATGCTGTCGTTCTGGACCGGCGCGGTCGCGGGCGTGATCCTGCTTTCCTCGTTCTTCGTAACCGGCGGTCCTGCGGCCGCGGGATGGACCTCGTACGCGCCGCTGAGCGCGGTGCCAATCTACACCGGCGTCGATTGGGGCCAGAACCTATGGTGCATCAGCATCATCGTGCTTGGCGCGTCGTCGCTGATGGGCTCGATCAACTACATCACCACGATCATCAACATGCGCACCAAGGGCATGTACTTCTTCCGCCTGCCGCTGACGATCTGGTCGCTGTTCATCACGGCGATTCTGCTGCTGCTCGCGCTTCCGGTGCTGACGACGGCGATCGCGCTCCTGCTCTTCGATCGACTGGGCGGCACCCATTTCTTTCTGCCCGCCGGTGGCGGAGAGCCGCTGCTGTGGCAGCATCTGTTCTGGTTTTTCGGCCATCCCGAGGTTTACATCATGATCCTGCCCGCGATGGGGATCGCCTCCGACGTCATCTCGACGTTTTCGCGCAAGCCCATATTCGGATACCGCGCGATGGCGTATGCGATGATCGCGATCGCGGGCCTGTCGTGGATCGTGTGGGGCCATCACATGTTCGTGTCGGGGATGGATCCGGTGCTCGGCAGCGGTTTCATGATCACGACGATGATCATCGGAGTGCCGTCGGCGATTAAGACTTTCAACTGGCTCGGCACGCTCTACAAGGGCAACATCCATTACACCACCGCGATGATGAACGCGCTGGCGTTTGTCGCGATGTTCGTGATCGGCGGACTGTCGGGAATCTGGATGGCGTGCACGCCGGTGGACATGTACATCCACGATACTTACTTCATCGTCGCGCATATTCACTACGTGCTATTTGGCGGCAGCCTGTTCGGCGTCTTCGCGGGAATTACCTATTGGTATCCCAAGATGTTCGGCCGCATGATGAACGAGCGGCTTGGCAAGATTCACTTCTGGATCACCTTCGTGTCGTTCAATTGCACCTTCTTCCCGATGCACATCCTGGGGATGGCGGGACACATGCGCCGGATTTACAATCCGCAGCAGTACGATTTTTTGAAGCCGATCATTCCGATTAACGAATTTATTTCGATCAGCGCTTTCGTGCTCGGCGCCGCGCAGTTCCTGCTGCTGGCCAATATCATCTGGAGCTATTTCAAGGGCGCCAAGGCCACCGAGAATCCGTGGCACGCCAATACTCTGGAGTGGACGACGCCTTCGCCGCCGCCGCACGGCAACTGGCCCGGTACGGTGCCGATCGTTTACCGGGGACCGTACGAGTACAGCTCGCCCGAGGTTGCGGAGGATTATCTGCCGCAATCGCAGTTGATTGAACACCACAGGGACGCGGCGGATAGGCGATCGCGCTAACAGCGAATGAATCAGTTGCAGTTGTCAGCCGGGGATGAGCAGGCGCGCGGACTGCATCGCTTTGCGGTGCTGACCGCGGGCGCCACTTTTTGCCTCATCTTCGTCGGCGGACTTGTCACCTCGACCGGTTCTGCGCTGGCCGTGCCGGACTGGCCGCTGGCGTTCGGCAAACTCATTCCGGCGTGGGAGGGCGGCATCCGTTTCGAATTTGGCCATCGCCTGGCTGCCGGAACAGTCGTAGTTCTTACGCTGGTGCTGATGGCATGGGCATGGCGCGCGGAGCCGCGGCGATGGGTCCGCAAACTTGTCGTGCTCGCGTTCGGACTGATCGTCGTGCAGGCCGTGCTGGGCGGAATCACAGTGCTGTTCGAGTTGCCGCTGGCGATCGCGGTTGCGCACGCCGCCACGGCTCAGGCGCTGTTGTGCCTGATGGTATCGATCGCTATTTTCACCAATCCGCGCTGGAGCACGACCCCGCACGTCGATGATCCGCCGTCGCGAATCCCGCTGCCGACACTTGCCGCCGCGATGACCGCCGTCATTTACCTGCAAATTTTGATCGGCGCGGTGATGCGGCACATGAGCGCCGGGCTGGTGATCCCCGATTTTCCGCTTTCGTTCGGCCGTTTGGCGCCGCCGTACTGGAACGAGTACATCGCGGTTAATTTTGCGCATCGATGCGGTGCCGTGGTTGTCACCGCGATGGTTTTGTGGACGGTCGCGCGCGTGCTGCGGACGCATCGCGAGGTCGGCGCGCTTCGCCGCCCCGCGCTCGGGTTGTTTCTGCTGCTGGTTATCCAGATTTGTCTCGGTGCGATCACAATCTGGAGCGACCGCGCGGTGCTCCCGACCACCAGCCACGTTGCGGTCGGCGCCGCGGTTCTGGCGACCAGCCTGACGCTGACGCTTCGTGCATATCGCATCCTCGGCGCGCCGTCTCGCGCCCACGCGATCGAGTCGCACGCGAGTTCGCGCGTAATCGAACGGCAGGTGACCGCGTGAATGTCAGAGTGGCGACCGCTGAATCTGCGCTTGCGCTGCCACACGGCAGCGTCAGCGATTATTTCGAACTGACCAAGCCGCGCATTGTTCTGATGGTGCTGGTCACGACGCTGGCCGGTTTCTATCTGGGCGGGCGCACGGGATTCGATGTTACCGTCGCGCTGAATCTGCTGGCGGGTACCGCCTTGGCAGCCGGCGGCACGCTGGCGCTCAATCAGTACGTCGAGCGCGACACCGACGCGATGATGGATCGCACGCGCCATCG
This portion of the Candidatus Binatus sp. genome encodes:
- a CDS encoding long-chain fatty acid--CoA ligase; its protein translation is MPDRAATISQAFEARAQKYGARVFLKDKPGKVWTDHSWTEISDAAGKLRAGLLGLGVRAGDRVAILSDNCPEWIVVDQAVMGLGAIVVPLYTTSGLEETAHVINDSGAKIVAANGPEMIKKILGLGSSIPAVATIVAMHRGAESAPAADAAPAIMTLKSVSGDAPAAIVEGSRDDLATIIYTSGTTGTPKGVMLSHGNLLANCADSLAALALNNTDMTLSHLPIAHSFERTAGYYTVAIAGGTIAFAESLGQIAANLTEVQPTVVLTVPRLLEVIHSRVMRTVEASPPIRQRLFKMALAAGEQAAEYRHRGKPVPPMLALSMALFRRLVFARVRAIFGNRMRYLISGGAPLPTEINRFLSAAEVPIVEGYGLTEAAPVVACNLHNGRTRIGTVGRPLAHIQVETAADGELLLRGPNIMKGYYKLEADTKEAIDENGWLHTGDIAKIDVEGYISITDRKKEIIVLSGGKNVSPAYVESKLVGDKFISQACVFGDRRKHLAALIVPDYENLAEFLSDNQLDPKNPEALAKSPALKALLHQRIREINKQLSDVEAIVGFTIMQPFTQENGELTPSLKVRRKIVQAHFKQQIDAMFGD
- the coxB gene encoding cytochrome c oxidase subunit II: MLEYLYFPHDISTFGPQIDWLFELIFWIVLVVWTAVMITMVVFMIRYRARPGRKAEYIEGNSRLEIIWTTATAAILIVLAFMSRSTWADIKEHGPPGQVFYAVTGKQFNWEFTYPGPDGKLGTKDDIIVENELHVPVNKVVRVDLTSKDVIHSFYIPNMRLRQDAVPGRIIHVWFEATETGQYEIPCSQLCGFGHSGMKGNLTVESQEDFDKWLKDLYANPPAPPSATEGASPK
- a CDS encoding cytochrome c oxidase subunit I translates to MSSTAAVAVHGAHAEPHAPGFWRTYIFSEDHKMIGKQFLFMALFMMAIGGLMAMLMRWELAWPETQVPGFHWVPEPFMYEGAIPPNTYNAMFTMHATIMIFFVVMPILVGCFGNFLIPLMIGARDMAFPKLNMLSFWTGAVAGVILLSSFFVTGGPAAAGWTSYAPLSAVPIYTGVDWGQNLWCISIIVLGASSLMGSINYITTIINMRTKGMYFFRLPLTIWSLFITAILLLLALPVLTTAIALLLFDRLGGTHFFLPAGGGEPLLWQHLFWFFGHPEVYIMILPAMGIASDVISTFSRKPIFGYRAMAYAMIAIAGLSWIVWGHHMFVSGMDPVLGSGFMITTMIIGVPSAIKTFNWLGTLYKGNIHYTTAMMNALAFVAMFVIGGLSGIWMACTPVDMYIHDTYFIVAHIHYVLFGGSLFGVFAGITYWYPKMFGRMMNERLGKIHFWITFVSFNCTFFPMHILGMAGHMRRIYNPQQYDFLKPIIPINEFISISAFVLGAAQFLLLANIIWSYFKGAKATENPWHANTLEWTTPSPPPHGNWPGTVPIVYRGPYEYSSPEVAEDYLPQSQLIEHHRDAADRRSR
- a CDS encoding COX15/CtaA family protein, with amino-acid sequence MNQLQLSAGDEQARGLHRFAVLTAGATFCLIFVGGLVTSTGSALAVPDWPLAFGKLIPAWEGGIRFEFGHRLAAGTVVVLTLVLMAWAWRAEPRRWVRKLVVLAFGLIVVQAVLGGITVLFELPLAIAVAHAATAQALLCLMVSIAIFTNPRWSTTPHVDDPPSRIPLPTLAAAMTAVIYLQILIGAVMRHMSAGLVIPDFPLSFGRLAPPYWNEYIAVNFAHRCGAVVVTAMVLWTVARVLRTHREVGALRRPALGLFLLLVIQICLGAITIWSDRAVLPTTSHVAVGAAVLATSLTLTLRAYRILGAPSRAHAIESHASSRVIERQVTA